DNA from Planctomycetota bacterium:
AGCCCCGGCGCTCGCAGATGTCCGAGGCCCACGCGATGGTCTGGTGGCGGAGCAGGCGATCGGCCAGGGGCAGCGCGAAGGAGCGCGTGACGTGGGCGAGAAGCGCGCCGGGCGGGTCGGCGCCGAGCTCGCGCCGCAGTTCGTCGAGCGCGATCGCTCGGACCTCGGCGTCGCCGGGGGCGGGGCTGGCGCCCGCGACGTGCTCTCGCGTGCGCTGCCAGATGCGTTCGAGCGTCGCCCGGCGCGGGCCGCCGCGTTCCACGCCCGCGAGCAGGCGGGCGAGCATGGCCTCGGGCGCTTCGCTGTGGTGGGTCACGAAGGCGATGTCGCAGGCGAGTCGGGCGGCGAGCGCGGGGTCGACGGGCGCGTCGTGGAACTTGGCCTCGCTGGCGACGACGGGGAAGGCGAGCGTGCGCTCGCGCGGGTAGCCGAACGTGCCGAAGAGCTCGGGGAGCAGGTGCCCGGCGACGAGGTCGAGCGGGCCCTGGGCGCGCCCTTCCTCGGCGTCGAGGAGGTGCGACATCGCGTCCTGGATCCACGTGACGAACGGGACGTTCGCGGGGATGGCCTCGCCGATCGCCCGGCGCGTGAAGTTCACGAGCACGATGAGGTCCGGGTCGAGCCGGTCGAGCGCCTCGACGTACGCGACCGCCGAGAGGCGCGCGTGCGCGTCGGGCTCGGTGAGCACCTCGCAGACGCAGCCGGCGTCGCGGAGCGCACGGGCGAGGTCGTCGGCGGCGTGCCGCACGAACGTGCTGTGCCGGCTGATGGGAACCAGCACGCGCAGCGGGGGCCCGCCCGCGCGGGCGGCGTCGTACCGGGCCGCCCAGAACGCGCGGTCGCGCGGGGCGTAGCGGGCCTGCACGCGCGCGTGCAGCGTGTCCAGTTCCCGGCCCTGGGCTTCCAATGACGCGGAGAGCACCTCGCCGAGCGCGGGCGACACGCGCGCACGCACGAACGGGCTGGAGAGCACCAGCCCCGGCAGGATCTCGGCGTGGCGCGATGCGAGGTCCGCGCGGAGGCGTGCGCCGGCGTCGGGCCCGACGAGCACGCGGACCCGCGCGTCGGCGAGGGGTTCGCGAAGATCTGCGGACGCCAGCCCGTCGAGGGCCTCGCCCGGGTCGGCCTGCACGACCCACAGACGCGGGCGGTAGCCGTTGGAGTCCGGCATGGTCGCACGCCAGGCTTCGAGGAGCGTCCAGGGCGGGTCGAGCCCTTCGATGACGGCGGGCGAGGCGTAGAGCGCGTCGGGCGGGCGGAGGCTCTTGGCGGCGGCCACGCCCTGGGCCCGGGCATTCGCGAGCCAGGCGAGCACGCGCAGGTCGGCGCGCGGGGCGGCCGCGGCACGACGCACGATCGTGCCGTCCAGCGCCCGGTACCACTCGACGCCCGGCTGGCGGAGCGTCCACGCGCCCAGATGCTCGTGGAGCGACGCCGCGAGCGCCGGGCAGGCGTCGAGGTTGGTGCGCAGCGTGTGCATGCGGACGTCGGGCGAGAGCAGATCGCGCGGGAGCGCGGAAAGTGCGCTCGCGAGGCCACGGATATCCGGGTGATCGCGGACGGCGTCGGGGAGGCTGAGGAGCAGTTCCTCGGCGAGGGCCTTGAGGCCGAGGCGCGCGAGATTGGCCGCGGCGAGGAACCGCAGCCCGTGATCGGCGGGGGCCAGGGCGAGGGCGGCGGCGGCGAGCGGGAGGAACTCCCAGGGACGCCCGTCGCGCCCGATGCGGACCAGGTCATCGCGCGAGAGCGAGGCACGGCTTGGGGCGGCGGGGGCCTGGGTCACGGGCTGGAGTATCGACCGGCGGGCGTGCGGCTCGCCAGCGGGGGCCGCGGGCGGGACGGACGCGGGCGCTTTCGCGTGCCACGGGCGGGAGCGAGCCGATAGAAGGGCACGCATGTGGGACCGAGGGACGAACGGAGAAGTGCCGGGCGGCATGCCGCGGGGCGTGGCGGGGAAGATCGTCGACGCGGCGGGGCTGGCCCGCGCGCGGGCGGCGGCGCGCGCGGAGGGGCGGCGACTCGTGCAGTGTCACGGGTGCTTCGACATCGTGCACCCCGGGCACATCCGGCACCTGCGTCAGGCGCGGGCCCTGGGCGACCTGCTGCTGGTAACGATCTCGCCCGATCCGGGCGTGCGCAAGGGCGACGGACGCCCGCTGATCCCCGAGGAACTGCGCGCCGAGAACCTCGCGGCGCTCGACTGCGTCGACCTCGTGCACGTCGACCGGCACGCGACGGCGGCGGACCTGCTCGAGGCCGTGCGCCCGGATGTGTACGTCAAGGGCAAGGAATACGAGACCAACCACGACCCGCGGTTTGCGGCGGAGCGGAAGGTCGTGGAGCGCCACGGCGGGAAGGTGGTGTTTACCTCCGGCGACGTGGTGTTCAGTTCGACCGCGCTGATCGCGGCGCTGGAACGCAGCGCGGACCCATACCTGCAGCGCCTCAAGGCCCTGGAAGGGCACCCGAGCCTGTCCGGGCAGGCGCTGTACGAACTCATCGCGGGGTTCCGGGGGCGGCGGGTGGTGGTCGTGGGCGAGGTGATCCGCGACACGTACATCTTCTGCGATCGCCCCGAGGTGGCGGGCGAGAGCGCGATGATGACCCTGCGCCCGCTGGAGGCACGCCACTACGACGGCGGGGCGGCGATCATCGCACGCCACGCGACGGCGCTGGGCGCGCGGGCGGTGCTGGTGACGGCGCTGCCGGACGGGCCCGACGGCGCGGGCGTCCGCACGCGCCTGGAGGGCGAGGGCATCGAGGTGCGATCGCTGAAGGTCGACGCGCCGCTGGGAGAGAAGCAGCGCTTTCTCGTGGGCTCGCAGAAGGTGATGAAGCTGGACCTGGTCGAGCCCCTGGTGCTGGACCAGACGCAGCACGAGCACCTGCGCCGGATGGCGCGGGAGGCGGCGGCGGAAAGCCGCGCGGGCGATCCGCTGGACTTGGGCCTGGGGCGCGAGGCCGGGCGGTGCGACGCGGCGATCGTGGCGGACTTCGGGCTCGGGCTCTTCACGCCGAGCACGCTGGGCGCGCTGACGCGGGCGCTGCGCCCGGTGTCGGGCGTGCTGTCGGGAGACGTGAGCGGGAAGCGCTCGTCGCTGGCGGGGTTCTCGCAGATGGACCTGCTGTGCCCCAGCGAGTCCGAGGCGCGCGAGGCGCTGCGCCTGCACGCCGAGGGCCTGCCGCTGGTCGTGTGGAGGCTGCTGGAAGAAACCCGCTCGCGCGGGGCGATCATCACGATGGGGTCCGAGGGGCTGATCGCGTTCGACCGCCTGCCCGACGCGGCGAGCGCGGGCGACGAGTGGCGAACCCGCCTGGACTCGCAGCACGTCCCGGCGCTGGTGCCCATCCCGCTCGACCCGCTCGGCTGCGGCGACGCGCTGCTGACGACCGCGACGCTCGCGCTGTCCTCCGGGGGCACCATGCTGCAGGCGGCGTTCCTGGGGGCGGTCGCGGCGGGGGTCGAGGTGCAGCGACTGGGGAATCTCCCGGTGACGGCGCACGATCTGCGGCATCTGATCGCTCGGGTGCACGCCTCGCATCTCACCTATTCGGGTGATCCGGGGGCGGGGCGGGCTCCGGCGATGAGCCGTGCGGGGTAACCGCCGCCGGCAAAGTCCGAACGACACGGCACCGCGGTTGCGGATGCACCGCCGGGGCCGGGGCGGGTGCCCGGGCCGTCCGACGACCGACACGCAGGGCGCACACGCATGATCTCGTACGTCATCCCGACCCGCGACCGACCCGAGCGCTTGCGCGCCACGCTGCACCGGCTGACGATGCTCGGCGATCACGCCGCGGCGGGCGGGGCCGAAGTCGTGATCGTCGACAACGACTCGCGCGAGCGGCTGGTGCTGCCCCGCGTGCTGGCGGGGGGCATCGGCGTGCGCCAGGTGCTGCTGCCCACGAACGAAGG
Protein-coding regions in this window:
- a CDS encoding PfkB family carbohydrate kinase; translated protein: MWDRGTNGEVPGGMPRGVAGKIVDAAGLARARAAARAEGRRLVQCHGCFDIVHPGHIRHLRQARALGDLLLVTISPDPGVRKGDGRPLIPEELRAENLAALDCVDLVHVDRHATAADLLEAVRPDVYVKGKEYETNHDPRFAAERKVVERHGGKVVFTSGDVVFSSTALIAALERSADPYLQRLKALEGHPSLSGQALYELIAGFRGRRVVVVGEVIRDTYIFCDRPEVAGESAMMTLRPLEARHYDGGAAIIARHATALGARAVLVTALPDGPDGAGVRTRLEGEGIEVRSLKVDAPLGEKQRFLVGSQKVMKLDLVEPLVLDQTQHEHLRRMAREAAAESRAGDPLDLGLGREAGRCDAAIVADFGLGLFTPSTLGALTRALRPVSGVLSGDVSGKRSSLAGFSQMDLLCPSESEAREALRLHAEGLPLVVWRLLEETRSRGAIITMGSEGLIAFDRLPDAASAGDEWRTRLDSQHVPALVPIPLDPLGCGDALLTTATLALSSGGTMLQAAFLGAVAAGVEVQRLGNLPVTAHDLRHLIARVHASHLTYSGDPGAGRAPAMSRAG